Genomic DNA from Anaerohalosphaeraceae bacterium:
GGGCCACGCTGGCGCTTCGCTATCAGTGGAAAAACACCATCGGGGACCTTCGTGACCGCCAGACGCTGATTAATCGGTGGAATACAGAGTTTCGCCATCGTCTGACACCGGATTACTATCAGTCATTCGGGCTGGGGTTTTTTGAGTATTTTCTGCTGTCTGAACAGCTCGGTGCGGAACCGCTTCCGATTCTCAATTGCGGGATGGCCTGTCAATTTAATACAGGGGAGACCTGCGCGGTGGATAAACTGGGGCCGTATGTTCAGGATGCGCTGGATTTGATTGAGTTTGCCAACGGTCCGGCGGACAGCCGGTGGGGGCGGGTGCGGGCTCAAATGGGCCATCCGGAACCGTTCGGTCTCAAATACCTCGGAATCGGCAACGAGCAGTGGGGGCCGCAGTATGTTGAGAGGTACAAGGTTTTTGAAAAGGCCATTCGAGAGAAATATCCGGATATTAAGCTGATTGCCGCCTGCGGCTCGGAGCCGGAGATTTTCCCCAACGGCCCGGCGGAGGTTGCGTATCTGTGGTCGCAGTGGCGCATTTTGAAGCCCGATATTGTCGATGAGCATTTTTATCGGCGTTATCCGCGGTTTTTTGATTTAGTCAGCCATTATGATTCCTACGATCGGCAGGGGCCGAAGATTTTTGTGGGCGAGTATGCCGCGATGTCGCACGGGGTTGCCAGTCCGGAGAACCGCAACAATCTGATTTGTGCCCTGGCGGAGGCGGCGTTTCTGACGGGGCTGGAACGCAACGGCGATGTGGTTGTGATGACGGCGTATGCGCCGCTGACGGCCCATGTGGACGGCTGGCAGTGGAAGCCGAATCTGATTTGGTTTGATAATCTGACGAGCTTTGGGACGCCCAGTTATTATGTGCAGAAGCTGTTCAGCCATTACAAGGGAACGGGCTGGCTGAAAAGCGAGGTGAAATCGGAAGGACCGCAGCGGCTGTATGTATCCGTTACGGAGGATGCGGACGGGCGGGTCTATCTCAAAGCGGTCAATCCGTCCGATCAGCCGATTTCGGCGGATATTCAGCTGCAGGGAGACAAGGTCTTTTCGCCGAAGGCCGAAGCGGTTGTGCTCAGCGGTCGGCCGGAAGAGGAGAATACGATGGAACGTCCGCAGCAGGTTGTTCCGAAAAAACGTGAATTTGACGGCGTCGGCGGCCGATTTGTCTATGAGTTTGCCCCCTATTCCCTGACGGTGCTGACGCTGAAACCATAGTGTGTGTGAAAAGCGTGTGAAGTGTGGAGTGTGTGGTTGGGTTTTTTCAAGCGGTTTGACTCACTTTTTTGGAGGTTGTGGAACGATGAAGACAAAAATGGCGTTTGTATTGCTGATGTCGCTGAGTGCAGCAAGTTTGGGGGCTACGATTGCCTACTGGGATTTTGAGGACGGCATCGTCGGTCAGGCGTTTACACCTTCCGGACAACCCAATGGTTCAGGCGGGTCGAGGGATTTGGTAGCCGGCTATATGATGCGGGGCTGGGACGATTACTGGGGCCCGTCTTGGACGGACCATACACCGACCGGTACAGGGATTGCCATGCGGAATGCCGATTTCCATCAGGACGGTTATTCCTACGATGCCGGGCTTGTGGCGTGGGCTCCGTCCCAGTGGACGATAGAGTGTGCGGTTAAGCTGATTGGCGGGATTGCCGATAACCGATGGCAGACGTTTATCGGTCGTGACGGCAGCGCCGATCCGGGTGTGGATCCGGAATCGATACTGTATCTGCAGAAGACCTGGGACAACTATTTCCGGATTAACTTCCGCACGGCGGACGGTGCTCGCTACATTGCGACCTCAAATTTTACGATGCAGGCGGACAAATGGTACCGGATTGCGGCAACCAGTGACGGAGTAACGCTTCGGCTGTGGGTGAATGATACGCCCAACAGCAGTGCCGGATGGGTCCTGGCTGCTGAGACGGCGATGGGCAGCGGGAATAATGCTCTGGCCCTGATCAACGCAAACTGGACGTTCGGACGCGGCTGGTACAACACCTGGTTTGTGGACCACATCAATGGGTATATGGATGACATTCGGTTTTCGGATGTTGCGCTCAGTCCGAGTGAGTTTCTGGTTCCGGAGCCGGCCACGATGATGCTGCTGGGACTGGGGGCTCTGATGCTGGGACGCAGGCGGTCCTGAAAATATGTGATTGTCTTAAGTTGAGAAACTGTTCTTTGAGCAAAAGGGGTACGTGAAGAAAAGGGCTTTGGAGGGTGTGTCTTCAAGGCCGCAAACCCAAAAGGTTTTTTGTGGAGGTATTGTGTTATGAAACGATTGACGATTTTGGTTTTGGCGGGTCTGCTGGTCTGGCCGGCCTCGGCGGCGCTGCGGCACCGCTACAGTTTTACGTCCGACGCCAGCGACTCTGTGGGCGGGGCGAATGGAACCCTGGTGAACAATCCGGTGATTTCACTCGGGCAAATCCAGTTTTTCGGCGGTACGGATGCAGCGGGTGCCTTTGTGAATCTGCCGGCATCGACGATTGCAGTTAATACGTATCCGGCGCTGACGCTCGAACTGTGGGCGACCCAGACCATCAACAACCCGTTTACGATGACAGCGTCTTTTGGAGATACCTGGCCCAATGGATACGGGCGGGATTATCTGATGTTTGCGACTGGTGCGCACGGCAGCAATCTGGGGTCTCGCGTGGCCATTGCCAATACGCCCAGCAGTTCAGACCCCTGGAATTATGAAACCGGCATAGACGGTCCGGAGTACACAGACGGAAAGGAGTATCACTATGTGATGACCGTTTCGGGTACAACGATTTCGTACTACATCAACGGGGTTTTGATTGGAACGGCGACCGGCGATGATGTTCTGGCGAATATCAGCACGGCGAAGGCCTACTTGGGCAAAGGGGTTTATACAGTGGACCAGACCTGGACGGGTGCGGTCAATGAATATCGAATTTACAACCATGCCTTCGCGCCGACCCAGGTAATCCTGAGCGGTCAGCTGGGGCCGGATCTTTATCAGGACTGTGTCATTTTAAGTATGTCTCCGGCCAACGATACGATTGATGTGCCCTACAATCCTTCAGCGACGTTAAGCTGGACAGTGGACCCGGCAATCAGTGTCCAGCATTTTGAGGTGTTTGTTTCCTCTGATGCAAACCTGATTGACCCGAATTCTGCATTCCAGGGCAATGTGGGCACACCGACGGCCACAACGACCAATCAGTCTGTGTCTATTGCCAATTTGCTCAACCAAACCAAGTATGCCTGGCGTGTGGATACGATTCAGGCCGGTACAGGCACTCGTTTTGTC
This window encodes:
- a CDS encoding alpha-L-arabinofuranosidase C-terminal domain-containing protein, producing the protein MKRKEMFESGRAAAAGMLLWVGAVCTAQPQVNLTVYTDRPTHSISPMMYGLFFEDINFGADGGLYEEKVKNRSFEFPDGMMGWSVLRLEEARGDAAVILKQPYKESDARALRITVDEPGKGFGVSNEGFRGIGLHQGREYYFTVFARVPSGASMPLRIEAVSPSGVKVLEGTLEVKGADWAFYPITMKAAVTEPKARLNVLAMAKGTVDLDMVSLFPVDTARQADRPIPGLRKDLVQLLAEVRPAFLRFPGGCIVEGATLALRYQWKNTIGDLRDRQTLINRWNTEFRHRLTPDYYQSFGLGFFEYFLLSEQLGAEPLPILNCGMACQFNTGETCAVDKLGPYVQDALDLIEFANGPADSRWGRVRAQMGHPEPFGLKYLGIGNEQWGPQYVERYKVFEKAIREKYPDIKLIAACGSEPEIFPNGPAEVAYLWSQWRILKPDIVDEHFYRRYPRFFDLVSHYDSYDRQGPKIFVGEYAAMSHGVASPENRNNLICALAEAAFLTGLERNGDVVVMTAYAPLTAHVDGWQWKPNLIWFDNLTSFGTPSYYVQKLFSHYKGTGWLKSEVKSEGPQRLYVSVTEDADGRVYLKAVNPSDQPISADIQLQGDKVFSPKAEAVVLSGRPEEENTMERPQQVVPKKREFDGVGGRFVYEFAPYSLTVLTLKP
- a CDS encoding LamG-like jellyroll fold domain-containing protein translates to MKTKMAFVLLMSLSAASLGATIAYWDFEDGIVGQAFTPSGQPNGSGGSRDLVAGYMMRGWDDYWGPSWTDHTPTGTGIAMRNADFHQDGYSYDAGLVAWAPSQWTIECAVKLIGGIADNRWQTFIGRDGSADPGVDPESILYLQKTWDNYFRINFRTADGARYIATSNFTMQADKWYRIAATSDGVTLRLWVNDTPNSSAGWVLAAETAMGSGNNALALINANWTFGRGWYNTWFVDHINGYMDDIRFSDVALSPSEFLVPEPATMMLLGLGALMLGRRRS